Part of the Bacteroidota bacterium genome is shown below.
ATATTGACCGGCGTGGCCCCCACCCGCTTGGAGGCGGCCTCAAAAAACTGGACACTGACGGTCCAGCACAAGACAGTTGAAATGGCTATGAGTTCCCCGGTATAGGGCATGGGTGTATCCAATAAAAAGGTGATCCGTTTAAGAGCAATGGGTGAAAAAAAGACCCTATGTAAATGAGATTTCAGAAAACTACAAGTGATAAATTATTCTTGAATTTCTCCCTTGATGGTATTTTCACCATGTCCCAGATGGCTCAGGAGTGAATTGGCGATTCTCATCTCAGATGCCGTTGTGTTGTAATCATGGCTTTGGGTTAATCCATTGGCTATATGGCGGATCAAATCCGCCAGTAATTCCCCCCAGGCATCTCTTTCGTCTATTTCAAAATTTGAGGCTTCTTCCCACATCCCCAATAACATGGACACTTGTATATCTTTGTTCCCGATCCAAACCCGCATCATTTCCATGGCGTTTGGATCACCCTCTATCCCTTCGGGTATTTGTAATTCTTTCATTCGTTTATTTTATCCTTAAATGTTTTATAAAAAAATAATGGTTAATTTTTGTTGATCCGGTCGGGCAGCATTATAATTCTTAAGATGCGCTTTATAGGTTAATTATTTCCATTGATACAATTGCTAATAATAGAGTAATTACTTAGCTCACTATACTTATCTGCCTGTAATTTAATTGAATTAAGTAAATTATTATTTTTCAACAGAATCTCTTCAAACCATTCACATAATTCTACCTGCTGCTCATAAGTAGGAAGGCTAATCTCTACTTCTTTAATTCTTTCAAAAGAAATTGAAGGTTGTGCAGAACCTCGGGCCAATTTATTTAAATTTAAACTTCGTAATACATGAGCTAAATAAGGTAAATGTACCTTTAAAGACGAATTAATTTCGACACTAAACGAG
Proteins encoded:
- a CDS encoding DUF5076 domain-containing protein; protein product: MKELQIPEGIEGDPNAMEMMRVWIGNKDIQVSMLLGMWEEASNFEIDERDAWGELLADLIRHIANGLTQSHDYNTTASEMRIANSLLSHLGHGENTIKGEIQE